In Sphaerospermopsis torques-reginae ITEP-024, the genomic window AATTATTGAGAATGGTTGCGAATGACTCAACGTAATTTCAAGGGTCTTGACTTCTGACAGGGTTGTGTTATGATAGTCTTGAAGATAATCCAAGGGTTTTATATACCCAAAAACTGAAATTTCCACTGGATCAGATTTTTTATTGGAATTTATAATATAGAATAGAAAACGCAGATGAACGCAGATAAACGCAGATAAATTTTTCAGCTTTCATCTGAATAAATGGGATATTTGATTTAAATTAATAGGGGCTGGTAATAGGTAATAGGTAATAGTAAAACTGTCCCCAGTCCCCAATCACCAATCACCAATCACCAATCACCCACTACTGGGGAAAATAAAGAATCATCATTGCAACTTTGGGATGATGATGAGCGATCGCCTCGGGAATATGACCAAGTAGGGAAAATATCTGGCTTTTTTGTGCTACAGTTCCATTTAACAATAATAAGTCATTAGGTTTGAGTAACCGTGATACTTCTCTGACAAAATTACCTTGCAATTTTTGTACAGGGATATCTGCTGGTATGATCCCATCTGTTAAATCAATATCTACTCCTTTGCTACTGACGACTTGCAAAAGTTGTAAAGATGCTTTTAATTCGGTGGCTAAAGTTTTAGCTAGTTTAATATTTTGGGTAAAAGAAATAGCTTGTGCTTGTTGGGTAGTAAAAGCTAAAAATACTCGTGATGTATGTTCAATTGGTAAAGGAAAACGACTGACTAAAACTGGTACAGAACTGCGTTGCACAATTTTATCAATCACACCACCAAATAAATTTTCTTGGTAAGTGGAATAACCTTTCCAACCACAGACTATCACACTAGCTTGTTTTTCTTCTGCTACTCTAGCAATTCCTTTATCAATTGATTCATCAATTCTGCCAATAGGTAAAACTTTAGTAACTGCGGCATGGGCGATCATTTCTGCGGTGGAAAGTAATTGATTTTGTCTAGCTTTATCTGCGGGTGAAATTGCTTCACCTTCTTCTATTAAAATGTGTAAAGGTAATAAAGTTCCAGCAGCAGACTTAGCTAAGATCATTGCTAACTTTAACAGGTTATCTTCAGTTTTGGGGTTAGCTACAGGAACTAAAACGCGATCGCCTAATTTTCCACCTTGAGGTTTTTGAGTAGTAGCATCTTCTGGTTTGATTTTTTTTCCCCATTTTGCTGTCACCCAAGGAGAAGCAATACAGGTAACTAAAATCATAGCTATTGTACCATTTACGGTTAATTGATCTACCAATTTGATATTATAAGCAACAGTAATTGCAGCTAAGGTAGAAGCAGCTTGAGCTACTGACAACCCAAATATCACCATAATTTTATCATGGTTAAAAGCAAATAATTTACCTGCACCCCAAGCAGGAAGATATTTAGCAATAATGGCAACCGTCACCATTACACCAGATACTATTAAAGATTTTGGTTCTTGAATCAGAATTTTGGGATTTACCAACATTCCCACAGAAATGAGGAAAAATGGTACAAATAAAGTATTACCAATAAATTGAATCCGATTCATTAACGGACTAAGTTGGGGGATTAATTGGGTAATAGCAACTCCCGCTAAAAAAGCGCCAATAATCGGTTCTATTTGGACGATATCAGCACCGTAAGAAACTACAAACAACGTAGCGAGAACAAAAGTAAACTCT contains:
- a CDS encoding cation:proton antiporter domain-containing protein, which produces MFIDAINFLLPTVVSAPIKEPVPVFLTILGIMLIAPLLFEKIRLPGIVGLILAGVIVGPHGFGLLARDSTIVLLGTVGLLFLMFMAGLETSLDDMKYNADKALIFGLLTFAIPMILGTVAMLAIGYGFLPAILVASCFASHTLLALPIASKLGIMRSQVLTTTLGGTLITNILALLVLAVVVRAHQGNLTLQFWLFLIPSLIIYTFLTLWGVPRLGKWFFRRFGHDEGAEFTFVLATLFVVSYGADIVQIEPIIGAFLAGVAITQLIPQLSPLMNRIQFIGNTLFVPFFLISVGMLVNPKILIQEPKSLIVSGVMVTVAIIAKYLPAWGAGKLFAFNHDKIMVIFGLSVAQAASTLAAITVAYNIKLVDQLTVNGTIAMILVTCIASPWVTAKWGKKIKPEDATTQKPQGGKLGDRVLVPVANPKTEDNLLKLAMILAKSAAGTLLPLHILIEEGEAISPADKARQNQLLSTAEMIAHAAVTKVLPIGRIDESIDKGIARVAEEKQASVIVCGWKGYSTYQENLFGGVIDKIVQRSSVPVLVSRFPLPIEHTSRVFLAFTTQQAQAISFTQNIKLAKTLATELKASLQLLQVVSSKGVDIDLTDGIIPADIPVQKLQGNFVREVSRLLKPNDLLLLNGTVAQKSQIFSLLGHIPEAIAHHHPKVAMMILYFPQ